The following proteins are co-located in the Procambarus clarkii isolate CNS0578487 chromosome 16, FALCON_Pclarkii_2.0, whole genome shotgun sequence genome:
- the ND-MLRQ gene encoding cytochrome c oxidase subunit NDUFA4: MQGTSFSSLKRHPALIPLYVFVGAGVVGAFAYTLRLAIRNPDVSWNRVSNPEPQKEYAEKQYKFYSPVRDYSTYRAPVPKYEE; encoded by the exons ATGCAGGGAACATCCTTCTCCAGCCTCAAGAGGCATCCAGCT CTGATCCCACTCTACGTCTTCgtgggtgctggtgttgttggtgcattTGCCTACACACTCCGCCTCGCAATAAGAAATCCTGATGTATCGTGGAACCGTGTCTCCAACCCAGAGCCTCAGAAGGAGTATGCAGAGAAGCAGTACAAA TTCTACTCTCCAGTCCGGGACTATTCAACCTACAGGGCTCCCGTTCCCAAATATGAAGAgtaa